The following is a genomic window from Phaseolus vulgaris cultivar G19833 chromosome 6, P. vulgaris v2.0, whole genome shotgun sequence.
aatctctGCCACGAAACTCTTGCTGCACCTTCCAACTGGGGGGAACCAACATCTACCCATGTGACTTTGGTGTGGGAATTCGGAAGCAAAATCCATAACCAGCCAAATCCCGACCAGTACCTTCTACCTCCATATAATATAACCTTTTAAATCTCTCTTAACCTCAATTATGTAACCAATTACTTTAAGCACTCAAAAACGCCGTAATTAGTTCCTCTTAATTTCCGAACTTCCTGCTCTGCTAAACTTTTTACTCACACCCTCTGTTTCCCCTGTTTCAAGCTTCACTATCTTTCCAGATGCACTGTGGGGTAAATGAAAAATGCTTTTTTTCGACATAAATCCATACCCCGTCTAAatgtttgaataatttaagGATTGACAAATCAAATCTTATCTAAAAAAGAAAGATATATGTACATcttaaacaaattataaaatttgacagaactttacttatttaaaatttctttgCTAATTTACTACAAATTTCCAAACTGTATTAACTACCGTCAAATCTTCCATTTCTCTCTCTCACGTCAACTTGATCATTTGTTTCACTTTCACGCTCATAATCATTTTCATGACATTTTTCTTACTAACCCACCTTTTCTCTTCCTTCTGTTACTCTCAACCAAGTACCACCAACATAATAgtcccaaattttttttttttgcaaaaacgGACCACACCAACATAATACTaacaaacaaaaagaaaagcaaGTTGTCTCCGTCAACCTTACCAGCATACCATCCCAATCCGACTGTGGATTCATCCTTCTTGGCTACCAAGTTTGCTTCCTCTCTCCTTTTCACCACTTAACCAAACCCATCTCATTTCTTCTGAAATTGCCTTTAAAAGTATTCGCTTTTAGTAATAGTTTTACCGCCCCCACTTTaatactctctctctctctcttcctcaCTCACGTTCGGATCCTTTTAACACCGCCCCATTATTGCCTGCTCGTTAATTACGGCAATGACTCGGCTATTTCGATCCAAATCTTGCGGACTGGTCGAGTTCAACGCTGCTCCGCCCAGTCCAATTTTCCATGATGTAAAAAATGAGGACGAAGAGAATGAGGAAgacgaagaggaagaagaagaactGGACAGCGACGACGACGACGATGATGATGGGGATGAAGATGTTTCAAGCAACCCGGTTTCAACGCCTTTCATCAATCCAGGGTCAAAAGTAGGTGGTGGTGTGGATAACAAAGGTTGGCGTGGTCATGGGTGCCAATCAAACCAGTTTACGATATTGGATATTTTGGTGGCTGCGTTGAAGAAGTCGCTGGTGACTTGCAGTGTGGAGAGAGAGGATGTTTCTTCCTTGGATATTAGCTGGCCAACAGAGGTGCGCCATGTCTCTCATGTTACCTTTGATAGGTTCAATGGCTTTCTCGGTTTGCCCTCTGAGCTCGAGCCAGAGGTTCCCAAGAGGGTCCCCAGTGCTAGGTGAGCCCTCAATTCTCTCTTCTCTTCGTCCCTTCTTCTTAGCCTTTATATTTTAGTCATCAGTTAAACTGTCACGGAACATGAAGTTGGGTGATTGAAGTAATGCTGAAAGTTCCAATCAGAGGGCGTTGATTTACAATTTGCTTTGGATTAGATGATTTTGTTAATTCTGTACTTGAATAAGTTTGTAAATTTATGATAATGTTATATTCTTTtgagttaaaataaaattttatgaaagtaaagtacataaattagtattttcaGACAAGATAATTCAAACGGAATCTTTCAAATGATCAAGGCAACCTAATGGCCTCTATTTGGACCGCGTTTCTGTGTGCTGGTTGATGCAGgaatttttgtaattttggtTTCCACTGGAGTGTTCTGAAATGGAGAAGATATTGGGTTTCATGTTAAAGTTggaaattttggtttctaaagtTGAGAGATGCCCTGGATATTGTCTGAGCCTTCTCAACATGAAGGATTTTGGCTTTGTCCCTTGGTTGATGTCTGCTCAAAGTTTTATTATTGCATGCATTTTCTATTGATATAAGTTGCTCGATAACTAAGAGTCCACCACTGTTTCCTTCGGTGTTGATCACCATTTTCAAATTCCATTGTTGATTTGGTTGAATGCGAGGAAAATAGTCACATTTATGTTGTATAAATGAAAGATTTTTTATCACTTACAAATGGGTTTGGTCTTGTTACTGTTGGTTATATTTTTATAGCCGCTTCTCTGCTCAGTGAGGAGGGAATTCAATTACTgtgaaagaaaagagaaaaaaaaacctaaCTGTTGTGGGAGTTGAGTGGTTTACCTTTCACTTTCATATATGTAATTCCCCctctattttcttttaaatccaCCTTTGACTGAGTTCATATGTTCATGCAGTGCAAAGGTATTTGGAGTTTCGGCAAAGTCAATGCAGTGCTCTTATGATGAAAGGGGAAACAGTGTCCCAACGATTCTGCTAATGATGCAAAAGCGACTGTATTCAGAGGGAGGCCTTAAAGTATGTTCTGTTTGGGTAGAATAAGATTTTAAAAGcatttaattgattttaattttaattgttcTTTAGTCACTGGATATTGGCTGAATTACCAAACCTCTATTTGTTGTTTGGTGTAGCAATAAATGTtcaataattgattatatacaATATACCATTAATAAATTTGTTGGACAACCTAACTCAAGAAGTATCACATAAGTCCCCTTTACTTTGACATAAATTCTGAAGCCTAATTTCTTGGTTTTGCTTTGGCTGAAGGCGGAAGGAATATTCCGCATTAATGCAGACAACAGCCAAGAAGAATTTGTGCGTGATCAGCTAAACAGAGGTCTGGTACCACTTGGAATTGACGTTCATTGTTTATCTGGTTTAATGAAGGTACACACACAaaattcttaattaatttttttattattccaaaattaatatatattggGGTTAACTGAAACCTACTTTGATTTTAGCTAGAAGTTATTATACCTAAATTCGGATTGAACTGTAAGACGGAGAAAATCCGCACAGTGACCAATAAAAAAGGTTAATAGGGGATTTATTATTGTTCCTTCAAACATTTggaaaacctttgaaatttacaacttttttttgCGTTTAGTTTGTATAATATTTGGAAAGGAAGCTCGCCCATAGCCATTGATTTGCAAATTTGATTATTTTCCATGGCGCATTATATTCATTAGTGTAGTGGGTGTTATGAAAGGATTCTTTTTTATAAGAAACAAAGTGATACCGTCGATAAACTGTTTATTAGTATTGCTGATGCTGACAAATTTCCTAACCTCTTGACAAGGTCTTCTGCCCATTTactactattatttttaatttaatttacgaCTTGTAGGCTTGGTTTAGAGAGCTTCCAACCGGGGTACTTGATTCCCTCACGCCTGAGCAGGTGATGCATTGCAACACAGAAGAGGATTGCACCAATCTTATGAAGTTGCTTCCTTCAACTGAAGCTGCATTGCTTGACTGGGCAATCAATTTGATGGCAGATGTTGTTGAACAAGAGCAGTTCAACAAAATGAATGCTCGCAATATTGCTATGGTTTTTGCCCCCAACATGACACAGGTTAGCTTAGATTATTTTATAAGCAGACACTTGTGGTTCTGTTCCTTTTGTTGTTTCTGGGTTTTTCTCAAACACAGTTTAATGAGGTTCATTCTTTAGTTGAGCAAACctaaattcatattttcaaTATTATCGATGACAAATCAATATAATTAGCAAATGCAATATACAGTTGTTAGTGTGAACGTGCTATTATTTATGCATTTAAATGCTTGTTTTATTGTGATATGCAGATGGCAGACCCTTTGACTGCATTGATTCATGCAGTTCAAGTCATGAACTTCCTTAAGACATTGATTCTGAAGACCCTTCGGGAAAGAGAGGAGTCAATTGCCAAGGTGAGACAGCTTTCATCGCTCTTAGATTCTCCCTCATGCAAAGGTGATTCCCATCCTTTGGAATTTAAGAACGGGGGGGAGGAATCTTGTGAGCAAACCGAGGAAACTTGTACCACAAAGTCACCTGTGAAAAGCAAGTTCTCAAGGACTTCTACCTTGGGAAGAATAGAATGGTGCATTGAAGAGAAACTATGGAGATCTGAGGAAAAGGGAAATGGAGGCGGGGAATCTGAATCTGTTTCGGCTGGTAGCTCACCTTCTAGATATGAGAATGGGTCCTTAGAGAGTGGATATAGAGGTATATATGACAGTGAACATTGGGTGAGATTGAGAAAAGGAGTGCGCAGGCTATGCAGACACCCTGTGTTTAAACTGAGCAAGCCAACTAAGAAACGTTCAAGTCTTGGTATTGTAAATACTAGGGAAGAAGGTGGAGAGGCTTGGGCCTAAAACAACTACTGCATGCATGCTTTGGTTTTACAGCTTGTGTGATTGAGATGTATAGATGTTCGCTTGAGATTGAATGTAGCCTAGCTTTAGTTGTAATTGCTGCTTGGTTTCTTGGTAGAATACAATGTTTCTCACTAATCATTACTCCAATCATTACTCCTATAAAGAATTTTGTTGGATCAAGTACCGGTATGTTAGTACTATTATACATCACAAATAGATAAACTTATCTGTAGGAGTACACCTT
Proteins encoded in this region:
- the LOC137833012 gene encoding rho GTPase-activating protein 3-like, with protein sequence MTRLFRSKSCGLVEFNAAPPSPIFHDVKNEDEENEEDEEEEEELDSDDDDDDDGDEDVSSNPVSTPFINPGSKVGGGVDNKGWRGHGCQSNQFTILDILVAALKKSLVTCSVEREDVSSLDISWPTEVRHVSHVTFDRFNGFLGLPSELEPEVPKRVPSASAKVFGVSAKSMQCSYDERGNSVPTILLMMQKRLYSEGGLKAEGIFRINADNSQEEFVRDQLNRGLVPLGIDVHCLSGLMKAWFRELPTGVLDSLTPEQVMHCNTEEDCTNLMKLLPSTEAALLDWAINLMADVVEQEQFNKMNARNIAMVFAPNMTQMADPLTALIHAVQVMNFLKTLILKTLREREESIAKVRQLSSLLDSPSCKGDSHPLEFKNGGEESCEQTEETCTTKSPVKSKFSRTSTLGRIEWCIEEKLWRSEEKGNGGGESESVSAGSSPSRYENGSLESGYRGIYDSEHWVRLRKGVRRLCRHPVFKLSKPTKKRSSLGIVNTREEGGEAWA